In the Halodesulfovibrio sp. genome, one interval contains:
- a CDS encoding NeuD/PglB/VioB family sugar acetyltransferase gives MPTSVAIIGAGGHSKVAIEALRAMAPSCSLRVFDQDRAKKGRTILGGVAIEFLQEWSALPEAYHIAIGNNSVRQQLSMLAQANGKEYTSIIHPEASISPSAVVGEGVFAAAKAVVAAESKIDEGCIINHSAVVDHECRIGAYSHIAPGSILTGGVEVGECTLIGAGAVILPMIKIGRNVVVGAGAVVTRDIPDHQIVVGIPERIVNSNE, from the coding sequence ATGCCTACTAGTGTGGCTATTATTGGCGCTGGAGGTCACTCTAAGGTTGCTATAGAAGCACTACGAGCTATGGCACCAAGTTGCTCTTTGCGAGTTTTTGATCAAGACAGAGCAAAAAAAGGGCGTACTATTTTAGGTGGTGTTGCCATAGAGTTTTTACAAGAATGGAGCGCGCTTCCCGAAGCATACCATATTGCTATCGGTAATAATTCAGTACGACAACAGCTGAGTATGCTTGCCCAAGCGAATGGTAAAGAATATACATCCATTATACACCCTGAAGCATCCATTTCGCCTAGTGCTGTAGTAGGCGAAGGTGTGTTTGCGGCTGCCAAAGCTGTGGTTGCGGCAGAGAGTAAAATTGATGAAGGCTGTATAATTAACCATAGTGCTGTTGTTGACCATGAGTGTCGGATTGGTGCTTATTCGCATATAGCTCCTGGAAGCATTTTGACCGGGGGGGTGGAAGTGGGCGAGTGTACTCTTATTGGTGCAGGTGCAGTAATTCTTCCTATGATTAAAATTGGTCGTAATGTTGTTGTTGGTGCAGGTGCCGTTGTTACACGCGATATACCGGATCATCAGATAGTTGTGGGTATTCCAGAAAGGATCGTGAATTCAAATGAATAA
- the neuC gene encoding UDP-N-acetylglucosamine 2-epimerase, with protein MRKICYITGTRADFGLMKRALHTIDQDPELSLNLLVTGMHLLEEYGETWKEISESGLSIGEKVPVKLSGGSGSEMSIALGEQVIGFTKALERIQPDVLLLLGDRGEMMAGALAALHLNIVVAHIHGGELSGTVDESIRHAISKLAHYHMTATQKSCERLISMGEQKQNVFVTGAPGLDDVYHRKLLDKESLFARYDLNSNKPLALVLFHPVVQRAGDAEKQTRALLEATCETDMQNLVIAPNADSGSAAIVNVINEFSVRDNVITKVHLPRDEFLSFMAYADVFVGNSSSGIIESASVNTPVVNIGNRQNCRERNLNVVDAAPEKEAIVSALQTARDMKGQRWQNVYGDGAAAERIVDCLKQISLSTKVLEKINAY; from the coding sequence ATGCGTAAAATTTGTTACATAACAGGAACTCGTGCGGACTTTGGGCTCATGAAGAGAGCTTTGCATACAATAGACCAAGATCCTGAACTTTCTCTTAATCTCCTTGTTACAGGAATGCACCTTCTGGAGGAGTATGGAGAGACATGGAAAGAGATTTCTGAGAGTGGATTATCTATTGGTGAAAAGGTTCCTGTTAAACTATCCGGTGGTTCTGGAAGTGAGATGTCTATCGCACTTGGCGAGCAGGTAATTGGTTTTACTAAAGCACTAGAGAGAATACAGCCGGACGTTTTGCTGCTGCTTGGTGACAGGGGCGAAATGATGGCAGGAGCCCTTGCGGCACTGCATTTGAATATTGTTGTAGCACACATTCATGGTGGTGAGCTTTCAGGAACTGTTGATGAATCTATTCGTCATGCTATTTCCAAGCTTGCTCATTATCATATGACTGCCACACAGAAGTCGTGTGAGCGTTTGATTAGCATGGGAGAGCAGAAGCAGAATGTATTTGTGACAGGCGCTCCAGGACTGGATGATGTCTATCACCGGAAGCTACTAGACAAAGAATCGCTTTTTGCCCGCTATGATCTCAACAGTAACAAGCCGTTGGCTCTCGTGTTGTTTCACCCTGTGGTTCAGCGTGCTGGTGATGCAGAGAAACAGACTCGTGCTCTGCTAGAAGCTACCTGTGAAACAGATATGCAAAATTTGGTCATTGCCCCGAATGCTGACTCTGGCTCAGCCGCGATAGTTAACGTTATCAATGAATTCAGTGTAAGGGATAACGTCATAACAAAAGTTCATCTTCCACGGGACGAATTTTTGTCATTTATGGCTTACGCAGATGTTTTTGTAGGCAATTCTAGTAGTGGAATTATTGAGTCGGCTTCTGTTAATACTCCTGTTGTTAATATAGGTAATCGTCAGAATTGCAGGGAGCGAAACCTCAATGTTGTTGATGCTGCTCCTGAAAAAGAAGCAATTGTGAGTGCGTTGCAAACAGCGCGCGACATGAAGGGACAGCGTTGGCAAAATGTGTACGGGGATGGGGCTGCCGCAGAACGCATTGTTGACTGCTTAAAACAAATTTCTCTTTCTACAAAAGTTTTGGAAAAGATCAATGCCTACTAG
- the neuB gene encoding N-acetylneuraminate synthase gives MDSPILAQKKAPHTFVIAEAGVNHNGSEEFALRIIELAARAGADAVKFQTFKASKLVSKGTATAEYQKEQTGNSDQYTMLKKLELTDQLHEKIIQHCKAHDIEFMSTPFDIDSAHYLLSLGMERFKIPSGELTNIPFLRELAAFDKPMILSTGMATLEEVKEAVAAINEAREECGFVAPLESVLTVLHCTSNYPAPLEDVNLSAIHTMVRELPVPIGYSDHTAGILVPVAAVAMGATVIEKHFTLDKNLPGPDHQASLEPNELTEMVQQIRQIEISMGSGVKEPSAKELPVRELVRRSVTVVVDKAEGEILTKDDVELLRPGTGIPPKHLESIVGRRLKVAKNKGSVLLWQDLVDA, from the coding sequence ATGGATTCTCCTATACTGGCACAGAAGAAAGCACCCCATACATTTGTTATTGCAGAAGCCGGTGTTAATCATAATGGTTCAGAAGAATTTGCGCTACGTATTATTGAATTAGCAGCTCGTGCTGGTGCTGACGCTGTTAAATTTCAAACGTTTAAAGCGAGTAAGCTTGTTTCTAAAGGAACAGCTACAGCCGAGTATCAAAAAGAACAGACCGGAAATAGCGATCAGTACACTATGCTCAAGAAACTTGAGCTTACAGATCAGCTGCATGAGAAAATAATTCAGCACTGCAAAGCTCATGATATTGAATTCATGTCTACGCCGTTTGATATTGATTCTGCTCATTACCTTCTTAGTCTGGGAATGGAGCGTTTCAAAATTCCTTCTGGTGAATTGACTAACATCCCGTTTCTTCGTGAACTGGCTGCTTTTGATAAGCCGATGATCTTATCAACCGGTATGGCAACGTTAGAAGAAGTTAAAGAGGCTGTTGCTGCTATCAATGAAGCCCGCGAAGAGTGCGGGTTTGTCGCACCATTAGAAAGTGTGCTCACAGTGCTGCATTGTACCTCAAATTATCCTGCTCCGTTGGAAGATGTGAACCTGAGTGCGATACATACCATGGTACGCGAGCTTCCGGTGCCTATCGGCTATTCCGATCATACGGCTGGTATTTTGGTGCCTGTTGCAGCCGTTGCCATGGGAGCAACTGTTATAGAAAAGCACTTTACGCTGGATAAAAACTTGCCCGGTCCTGACCATCAGGCTTCACTGGAGCCAAATGAGTTAACAGAAATGGTGCAGCAGATTCGCCAGATTGAAATTTCGATGGGAAGCGGGGTAAAAGAGCCGAGCGCCAAAGAACTGCCAGTGCGCGAACTAGTACGACGTAGTGTTACTGTGGTGGTGGACAAGGCTGAAGGCGAAATACTTACCAAGGATGATGTAGAATTGCTGCGTCCGGGTACAGGTATTCCACCTAAACACTTAGAAAGCATTGTTGGACGCCGTTTAAAGGTAGCTAAAAACAAAGGGTCTGTATTGTTATGGCAGGATCTTGTTGATGCGTAA
- a CDS encoding SDR family oxidoreductase, translating to MNNSSYLRLEGKVAVVTGAAGILGKVLVQHLVDHGAFVAMVDVNKEALDEVCASLGEDASVAAFPCDLSKEQEILDVVASIVELKGRIDILFNNAATKTDDLLRFFDPIEEYSMDTWREVMSVNLDGLFLMARECAKIMAQHGGGSIVQTASIYGALAPDMRIYEGSLYLGCQINTPPIYSASKGGVISLTKHLAAVWAKDGIRVNAISPGGVASGQNDVFEKNYSARIPMGRMATAQEIIDAALFLASPASGYITGQNLMVDGGLSAW from the coding sequence TTGAATAATTCTTCTTACCTTCGCCTTGAAGGAAAAGTTGCTGTTGTAACAGGTGCTGCTGGTATTCTTGGAAAAGTACTTGTGCAGCATTTAGTCGACCATGGTGCCTTTGTTGCTATGGTAGATGTAAATAAGGAAGCACTGGATGAAGTTTGTGCCTCATTAGGGGAAGATGCTTCTGTAGCAGCTTTTCCATGTGATCTTTCAAAAGAACAAGAAATTTTAGATGTAGTTGCATCTATCGTTGAATTGAAAGGTCGTATCGATATTCTATTCAACAATGCTGCAACAAAAACAGATGATTTATTGCGCTTTTTTGATCCTATTGAAGAATACTCCATGGATACATGGCGCGAAGTTATGTCTGTTAACCTCGATGGTTTATTCCTTATGGCAAGAGAGTGTGCAAAGATTATGGCACAACATGGTGGTGGTTCGATTGTGCAAACTGCATCAATTTACGGTGCACTTGCTCCAGATATGCGTATCTATGAAGGATCACTTTATCTTGGCTGCCAGATTAATACACCGCCAATATATTCAGCTTCCAAAGGTGGCGTAATCTCTTTAACAAAACATCTCGCTGCTGTGTGGGCTAAAGACGGTATCCGCGTTAATGCAATTTCACCGGGCGGTGTTGCCAGTGGGCAAAACGATGTGTTTGAAAAGAACTATAGTGCACGCATCCCTATGGGACGCATGGCAACTGCGCAGGAAATTATTGACGCTGCGTTGTTCTTAGCATCTCCGGCTTCAGGGTACATTACAGGACAGAACTTAATGGTCGATGGTGGGTTGTCAGCATGGTAA
- a CDS encoding Gfo/Idh/MocA family oxidoreductase produces MKCLVIGYGSIGQRHARVLQEMGHDVALVSRSTTPEFLVFRSISEGVETWEPQYVVIANDTKIHAASLSELAKLKYEGITLVEKPLAAQIEELGAVPSGSVYVGYTLRFHPIIQRLVKHLRDEQLWTLTAYVGQFLPDWRPDSDYRKSYSARKEDGGVIRDLSHELDYVQLCAGTCRQTIVSGGQLSSLEIESEDAATLLAKLDRCPLATVHVNYLDRSPSRWIIANGSMGTIHVDLIKGVFSINGKEELVPVVRDSMIRDQHLAAMHQETSMLCTLEDAMATMRWIEAAHESLRTTHWVTVES; encoded by the coding sequence ATGAAGTGCTTAGTTATTGGATACGGCTCTATTGGGCAGCGGCACGCGCGCGTGTTGCAGGAAATGGGACATGATGTTGCTTTGGTTTCGCGGAGCACGACGCCGGAATTTTTAGTGTTTAGATCAATTTCGGAAGGTGTTGAAACTTGGGAACCACAATATGTTGTTATTGCGAATGATACAAAAATTCATGCAGCATCTTTATCAGAACTTGCAAAACTGAAGTATGAGGGCATAACTTTAGTTGAGAAACCTCTGGCAGCTCAAATCGAAGAGCTGGGAGCTGTTCCGTCTGGCTCTGTGTATGTAGGATATACGTTACGTTTCCATCCGATAATCCAACGGTTGGTAAAACACTTGCGTGATGAGCAGTTGTGGACGTTGACTGCTTATGTAGGTCAGTTCTTGCCGGATTGGCGTCCAGATAGTGACTACCGTAAATCATATTCAGCGCGCAAAGAAGATGGCGGTGTTATTCGTGATTTGAGCCACGAACTTGATTATGTGCAGCTTTGTGCAGGGACGTGCAGGCAGACTATTGTTTCCGGTGGTCAACTAAGCTCGCTGGAAATTGAAAGTGAGGATGCCGCAACGCTGTTAGCTAAACTTGACCGCTGCCCGTTAGCAACAGTTCATGTGAATTATCTAGATCGTTCCCCATCCCGTTGGATTATTGCCAATGGTTCTATGGGAACAATACACGTTGATTTGATAAAAGGTGTTTTTTCCATAAATGGGAAAGAAGAACTCGTTCCCGTTGTCCGTGATTCAATGATACGGGATCAGCACCTAGCCGCTATGCATCAGGAGACATCCATGCTTTGCACTCTGGAAGATGCCATGGCAACAATGCGCTGGATTGAAGCTGCCCATGAATCGCTGCGCACTACACACTGGGTGACTGTTGAATCGTAA
- a CDS encoding acylneuraminate cytidylyltransferase family protein, translated as MAEVILCTICARGGSKGVPNKNIRLLAGKPLLAHTVEQAIETDLFEEIAFSSDSSTYLEAAKEAGASVLIKRPAELATDSSGKLAAIRHCVEKVEEQLNKRVDIVVDLDCTSPLRLSSDIAASINLLRERGIGNVITGAPARRSPYFNLVERTEAGGIDLAKKSDTPFLRRQDTPECYDMNASIYVWRRDVLMEKDGLFHEDTDIYVMPEERSIDIDCEMDFDIVSMLLERRSADN; from the coding sequence GTGGCAGAAGTCATTTTATGTACCATCTGTGCTCGAGGCGGCTCTAAAGGGGTCCCTAATAAAAACATTCGGTTACTAGCCGGAAAGCCTCTATTGGCACATACTGTTGAGCAGGCAATCGAAACTGATTTGTTTGAAGAAATTGCATTTAGTAGTGACAGTTCTACATATCTTGAGGCAGCAAAAGAAGCTGGAGCCTCCGTTCTTATAAAGCGTCCAGCTGAGCTTGCAACAGACAGTTCTGGTAAGCTTGCTGCTATTCGTCATTGCGTGGAAAAAGTAGAAGAACAGCTTAATAAGCGTGTCGATATTGTGGTTGACTTAGATTGTACGTCCCCATTGAGGCTGTCTTCGGATATTGCTGCAAGTATCAATTTGTTACGTGAGCGTGGAATTGGTAACGTAATTACTGGCGCACCAGCTCGACGATCACCGTATTTTAATCTTGTGGAGCGAACTGAAGCTGGGGGGATTGATTTGGCGAAAAAGTCTGATACCCCTTTTTTGCGACGGCAGGATACTCCTGAATGTTATGATATGAATGCTTCTATTTATGTGTGGCGTAGAGATGTACTTATGGAGAAAGATGGTTTGTTTCATGAGGACACCGATATTTACGTAATGCCTGAAGAGCGTTCAATTGATATTGATTGTGAAATGGATTTTGACATAGTTTCTATGCTGCTTGAACGACGTTCCGCTGATAATTAA
- a CDS encoding O-antigen ligase family protein → MKLLVNFSDLRAPLLSALAFILCGAIALPLLPIWEGAIRLVAAMVLLAALPPSAMRKSVCVVFALLGTISLGAWGSNLVQHPFAHIIHALTDVYGQPLTVFSDSALLLFDMMCATGLCCIATGMNWQRDRLVGMYTGSALVFWIWTLFALGVNLLFRGEQSHFAQMITGASGWATWVYWAVLPVFLVRSEADVRRLLVWAGAGGLITGCIVAIQWIVGDFSYVLDAPDLTNYFYRVRGTSYYHAPATYALVLISGVMLALVQKNSSKSKWQIGLAVAFLVGLIFINGTRALSLALLLGSFVVCIGALRQRNYMLLLSAVLVMSFMSSGIFYLKPANVAVESAEAVQSFVQANSDRALLAMSGLKLLPSLLWTGSGIGLLELPLSGTVFNGARCTYSTHVLYLDIILMAGVPALLALLAMCFIAAWRAATDSILAKGRDTNYRALALLAVLVMFSVGCLFLPQERNYLIGVTFLIASLALLRPGKEPAVKQPALQHGWALGMIAFGAVGWAFVTSPAFVFPAVEFVAKHGASVIDNDEQVMTTDPVMKPILQALLNLRGATDAKVLLLPDNVNALPKDNTWVLWSPARDFAYLQLRNKLGYQVYRQGGDAPSVRLPHNWWVLDSSQPIVDTLYVGMQPIISVPIQELGKVELVEGAKPLGEYIEGLPLLYATEDQELYWKVQFNECVPHPFALSIEPEKEKKGYVKGISQAISDNSAHTSIVSIASKDFPPNTKVALTGQMETWPNRAPSAAVKGRIDTMPVWRLADMDYGSGITWDAEDNFSVLFAFSSDDMPRIGVYRMVAMNRMGVALGTEYSWVVEGSTDGDVWKKIDSRSNVMLSHDPSKPSAFVMQNEDSLRYYRITFLASKGELNGISEIELYPVQ, encoded by the coding sequence ATGAAACTGTTAGTGAACTTTTCTGATTTGCGCGCACCTCTTCTTTCTGCATTAGCTTTTATACTTTGTGGTGCCATCGCGTTACCTTTGCTTCCTATTTGGGAGGGAGCAATTAGACTTGTTGCTGCAATGGTATTGCTTGCTGCCTTGCCTCCATCAGCAATGCGCAAATCTGTTTGTGTAGTATTTGCATTATTGGGAACGATTTCCCTTGGTGCATGGGGTAGTAATTTGGTTCAGCACCCCTTCGCACACATTATTCATGCACTGACAGATGTGTATGGTCAGCCGCTGACCGTTTTTTCAGATAGTGCGTTGCTGCTGTTTGATATGATGTGTGCAACTGGGTTGTGTTGCATAGCAACTGGTATGAATTGGCAACGTGATCGCCTTGTAGGAATGTATACAGGCAGTGCTCTCGTGTTCTGGATTTGGACACTGTTTGCACTGGGGGTAAATCTTCTTTTCCGTGGTGAGCAAAGTCATTTTGCACAGATGATTACCGGTGCATCCGGTTGGGCAACATGGGTCTACTGGGCTGTGCTGCCAGTTTTTCTTGTGCGCAGTGAAGCCGATGTACGCCGCCTTTTGGTATGGGCAGGAGCAGGCGGACTTATTACGGGGTGTATCGTAGCCATCCAGTGGATTGTCGGTGATTTTTCGTATGTTCTTGATGCACCCGATCTGACGAATTATTTTTACCGTGTTCGTGGTACCAGTTATTATCACGCTCCAGCAACATATGCTCTTGTGCTGATAAGCGGGGTTATGCTTGCTCTAGTACAAAAAAATTCATCAAAAAGTAAGTGGCAGATTGGGTTGGCTGTAGCCTTTTTGGTTGGACTAATTTTTATAAACGGTACACGAGCATTAAGTTTAGCACTGCTGCTAGGTTCGTTTGTAGTGTGTATCGGGGCGCTCCGTCAGCGGAATTATATGCTGCTGCTTAGTGCAGTGCTGGTCATGAGTTTCATGTCTTCGGGGATTTTTTATTTAAAGCCCGCGAATGTTGCAGTTGAAAGTGCAGAAGCTGTGCAGAGTTTTGTTCAGGCGAATTCTGACCGTGCACTGCTCGCTATGTCTGGTCTTAAACTTTTGCCATCATTGCTTTGGACCGGTAGTGGAATTGGTCTATTGGAATTGCCTCTTTCGGGTACAGTATTCAATGGGGCAAGGTGCACCTACTCAACTCATGTGTTGTACCTCGATATTATTTTAATGGCAGGGGTTCCTGCGCTTTTGGCACTACTTGCAATGTGCTTTATTGCTGCGTGGAGGGCTGCGACTGATAGTATATTAGCGAAGGGGCGTGACACGAATTATCGTGCTTTGGCTCTCCTTGCTGTATTGGTAATGTTCAGTGTTGGTTGCTTGTTCCTGCCGCAGGAGCGTAATTACCTGATTGGTGTTACATTTCTTATAGCATCATTAGCACTGTTGCGTCCTGGAAAAGAACCTGCTGTTAAGCAACCTGCATTACAGCATGGTTGGGCACTCGGGATGATTGCTTTCGGCGCAGTGGGATGGGCATTTGTAACCAGTCCTGCGTTTGTGTTTCCGGCTGTTGAGTTTGTTGCGAAACACGGAGCGAGTGTTATCGATAATGATGAACAGGTGATGACTACAGATCCTGTAATGAAGCCGATACTACAGGCTTTACTTAATTTACGGGGAGCAACTGACGCAAAGGTGCTGCTACTTCCAGATAATGTAAACGCATTGCCGAAGGATAACACATGGGTTTTATGGAGTCCTGCGCGTGATTTTGCATATTTGCAGCTGAGGAATAAACTTGGATACCAAGTATACAGGCAAGGTGGCGATGCTCCTAGTGTACGTCTTCCCCATAATTGGTGGGTGCTTGATTCATCACAGCCGATTGTTGATACTTTGTATGTAGGCATGCAGCCGATTATTTCAGTTCCTATTCAGGAATTGGGAAAAGTTGAGTTAGTAGAAGGTGCTAAACCCCTAGGTGAGTATATTGAAGGTCTTCCGCTTTTGTATGCCACTGAGGATCAGGAACTGTACTGGAAGGTGCAATTTAACGAATGCGTGCCTCATCCGTTTGCATTGAGTATTGAACCTGAAAAAGAAAAAAAAGGGTATGTGAAAGGTATCTCGCAGGCTATTTCTGACAATTCTGCCCATACCTCTATTGTTTCCATAGCTAGTAAAGATTTTCCTCCTAATACGAAGGTAGCGTTAACAGGGCAGATGGAAACATGGCCAAACAGAGCGCCAAGTGCAGCTGTTAAAGGACGCATTGATACTATGCCTGTTTGGCGGCTTGCAGATATGGACTATGGTTCTGGAATTACATGGGATGCAGAAGATAATTTTTCTGTGCTCTTTGCTTTTTCTTCTGACGATATGCCGCGCATTGGAGTGTATCGAATGGTAGCAATGAATCGCATGGGAGTTGCACTTGGCACGGAATACAGTTGGGTTGTGGAAGGCTCGACAGACGGTGATGTCTGGAAAAAGATTGATAGCCGTAGCAATGTGATGTTGAGTCATGACCCCTCAAAGCCTTCTGCTTTTGTAATGCAAAATGAAGATTCGCTTAGGTATTACAGAATTACATTTCTTGCTTCGAAAGGCGAACTCAACGGAATTTCAGAAATCGAACTGTACCCAGTGCAGTAG